In Candidatus Bathyarchaeia archaeon, the following are encoded in one genomic region:
- the rpl34e gene encoding 50S ribosomal protein L34e (the function of this protein in the ribosome is unknown), whose translation MPQPHLRARSKRKLKAAVPGGKSRIHYIKTAPSVASCSLCSRPLGGISRMATVEIRKLNRSKRRIWRLYGGQVCTNCVRKAIRQAARTV comes from the coding sequence ATGCCTCAACCTCATTTACGTGCGAGAAGCAAAAGAAAATTAAAAGCGGCAGTGCCAGGCGGTAAAAGTAGAATACACTACATAAAAACTGCTCCATCTGTAGCATCATGCTCTTTATGTAGTCGACCCTTAGGTGGAATATCACGTATGGCAACTGTAGAAATACGTAAGCTTAACAGAAGCAAAAGAAGAATTTGGCGGCTCTACGGTGGACAAGTCTGCACTAACTGTGTAAGAAAGGCTATAAGGCAAGCTGCAAGAACCGTTTAA